In Stenotrophomonas sp. 610A2, one DNA window encodes the following:
- a CDS encoding NADH-quinone oxidoreductase subunit M, with product MSNWPLLSILIWLPIFGGALILALRNAQAARWASLAVALLTFLLSLGLLSGYDRGAADVMQFVEQHPWIPAFDIGYNLAVDGIAIALILLTTLIGVLALIGAWGVVDKRVNQYVAAFLILEGVTVGIFAATDAMLFYVFFEAMLIPMFLIIGVWGGPRRIYAAMKFFLYTFLGSVLMLVALIYLYMKGGSFQLVDLYQLQLSGKEQTWIFFAFLIAFAVKVPMFPVHTWLPDAHVEAPTAGSVILAAIALKIGGYGFLRFNLPIVPDASHEWAWLVIALSLVAVIYVGLVAMVQDDMKKLIAYSSVAHMGFVTLGTFIALWLVRDAGNADAARLGLQGAMVQMVSHGFVSGAMFSCVGVLYDRMHSRRIADYGGVVNVMPWFAAFALLFFMANSGLPGTSGFVGEFMIVLSAFQWNPLVALGAATTLIISAAYSLWLYKRVFFGEVGNAHVAELKDMNGREWLVMTVFAVGTLVLGFYPKPLTDLMEPSIAHLAMQIASSKLL from the coding sequence GTGTCGAACTGGCCTCTACTTAGTATTCTCATCTGGCTGCCGATCTTCGGCGGTGCGTTGATCCTCGCTCTGCGTAACGCCCAGGCTGCCCGTTGGGCATCGCTGGCGGTGGCATTGCTTACCTTCCTGCTCAGCCTCGGCTTGCTCAGCGGCTACGACCGCGGCGCTGCCGATGTGATGCAGTTCGTCGAACAGCATCCGTGGATCCCGGCGTTCGACATCGGTTACAACCTGGCCGTCGACGGCATCGCCATTGCCCTGATCCTGCTGACCACGCTGATCGGCGTGCTGGCCTTGATCGGCGCCTGGGGCGTGGTCGACAAGCGCGTCAACCAGTACGTGGCTGCCTTCCTGATCCTGGAAGGCGTGACGGTCGGCATCTTTGCCGCCACCGACGCGATGCTGTTCTACGTGTTCTTCGAGGCCATGCTGATCCCGATGTTCCTGATCATCGGCGTCTGGGGCGGTCCGCGTCGTATCTACGCGGCGATGAAGTTCTTCCTGTACACCTTCCTCGGCTCGGTGCTGATGCTGGTGGCACTGATCTACCTGTACATGAAGGGCGGCAGCTTCCAGTTGGTCGACCTGTATCAGCTGCAGCTGTCGGGCAAAGAGCAGACCTGGATATTCTTCGCGTTCCTGATCGCCTTCGCGGTCAAGGTGCCGATGTTCCCGGTGCACACCTGGCTGCCGGACGCGCACGTTGAAGCACCGACCGCCGGTTCGGTGATCCTGGCCGCCATCGCACTGAAGATTGGTGGTTACGGCTTCCTGCGCTTCAACCTGCCGATCGTTCCCGATGCCAGCCACGAGTGGGCATGGCTGGTGATCGCGTTGTCGCTGGTGGCGGTGATCTACGTCGGCCTGGTGGCGATGGTGCAGGACGACATGAAGAAGCTGATTGCTTATTCGTCGGTCGCGCACATGGGTTTTGTGACCCTGGGTACCTTCATCGCGCTGTGGCTGGTACGTGATGCCGGCAACGCCGATGCAGCCCGTCTGGGCCTGCAGGGCGCCATGGTGCAGATGGTCTCGCACGGTTTCGTTTCCGGTGCGATGTTCTCCTGCGTTGGCGTTCTGTACGACCGCATGCATAGTCGCCGCATCGCCGATTACGGCGGCGTCGTGAACGTGATGCCGTGGTTTGCCGCCTTTGCATTGTTGTTCTTCATGGCCAACTCCGGCCTGCCGGGCACCAGCGGTTTCGTTGGTGAGTTCATGATCGTGCTGTCTGCGTTCCAGTGGAATCCGCTGGTTGCGCTGGGTGCAGCGACCACGCTGATCATCAGTGCTGCTTATTCGCTGTGGCTGTACAAGCGCGTGTTCTTCGGTGAAGTGGGTAATGCCCACGTCGCCGAGCTGAAGGACATGAACGGCCGTGAGTGGCTGGTAATGACTGTGTTTGCCGTCGGTACGCTGGTGCTGGGCTTCTATCCCAAGCCGCTGACCGACCTGATGGAGCCGTCCATCGCCCATCTGGCGATGCAGATCGCTTCGAGCAAGCTGCTGTAA
- the nuoN gene encoding NADH-quinone oxidoreductase subunit NuoN, whose translation MTTPTPLPLTTTDLLPLLPELVVIGGAFALLILDLFISNRHKVWTHFISVAILAVAFIMLLNGVGGQGDVFHGMFIRDNAADVMKTVVVLVSGLSLVYGWSYLRERNLYQGEIPVLILFATAGMMILVSAGSLLMVYLGLELLALCSYALVASNRENKLAAEAGMKYIVLGSLASGLLLYGMSLVYGATGSLHLDVIHASIAQSDERLLLLTGAVFMVAGVAFKLGAAPFHMWLPDVYQGAPAPIALFISSAPKLAAFGMAYRLLEMGVGPLSTELQYVLAGLAALSLVIGNLMAIAQTNLKRMLAYSTVSHIGFLLMGIAGGGEAGYSAALFYAIAYAIMSTAAFGAIIVLSRAGFEAENIEDFKGLNARSPWMAGLVLCIMASLAGIPPFLGFWTKLSVLSAAVNGGLLWLALVGVLCAVVGCFYYLRVIKVMYFDEPVGEPLPRNNDRILGIVLGVNSILLLFLPLGLGPVMEWMRNSFAHL comes from the coding sequence ATGACCACGCCGACGCCTCTGCCGTTGACCACGACCGACCTGCTGCCATTGCTGCCCGAACTGGTAGTGATTGGTGGTGCCTTTGCCCTGCTGATCCTTGATCTGTTCATCAGCAACCGCCACAAGGTCTGGACCCACTTCATCTCGGTGGCCATCCTCGCCGTCGCCTTCATCATGCTGTTGAACGGCGTGGGCGGGCAGGGGGATGTGTTCCACGGGATGTTCATCCGTGACAACGCCGCTGATGTGATGAAGACGGTGGTGGTGCTGGTCAGCGGCCTTAGCCTGGTCTATGGCTGGAGCTACCTGCGCGAGCGCAACCTGTACCAGGGCGAGATCCCGGTGCTGATCCTGTTTGCCACCGCCGGCATGATGATCCTGGTCTCGGCCGGCAGCCTGCTGATGGTTTACCTGGGCCTGGAGCTGCTGGCGCTTTGCTCCTACGCACTGGTCGCCAGCAATCGTGAGAACAAGCTCGCTGCCGAAGCCGGCATGAAGTACATCGTGCTTGGTTCGCTGGCCTCGGGCCTGCTGCTGTACGGCATGTCGCTGGTCTACGGCGCCACCGGCTCGCTGCATCTGGACGTGATCCATGCATCCATTGCCCAGTCCGATGAACGCCTGCTGCTGTTGACCGGCGCGGTGTTCATGGTTGCCGGCGTTGCCTTCAAGCTGGGCGCTGCCCCGTTCCACATGTGGCTGCCCGACGTTTACCAGGGTGCCCCGGCGCCGATCGCGCTGTTCATCAGCTCGGCACCGAAGCTGGCCGCGTTCGGCATGGCTTACCGCCTGCTGGAAATGGGCGTTGGCCCGCTGTCGACCGAGCTGCAGTACGTGCTGGCTGGCCTGGCCGCGCTGTCGCTGGTCATCGGCAACCTGATGGCCATCGCCCAGACCAACCTGAAGCGCATGCTGGCTTACTCGACCGTGTCGCACATCGGCTTCCTGCTGATGGGCATCGCCGGTGGTGGCGAGGCGGGCTATTCGGCCGCGCTGTTCTACGCCATCGCCTACGCCATCATGTCGACCGCTGCATTCGGCGCGATCATCGTGCTGTCGCGTGCTGGCTTCGAGGCCGAGAACATCGAGGACTTCAAGGGCCTGAACGCACGCAGCCCGTGGATGGCTGGTCTGGTCCTGTGCATCATGGCGTCGCTGGCAGGCATTCCGCCGTTCCTCGGCTTCTGGACCAAGTTGTCGGTGCTGAGTGCGGCCGTCAACGGTGGTCTGTTGTGGCTGGCGCTGGTCGGTGTGCTGTGTGCGGTGGTTGGTTGCTTCTACTACCTGCGCGTCATCAAGGTCATGTACTTCGATGAGCCGGTGGGCGAGCCGCTGCCGCGTAACAACGACCGGATCCTGGGTATCGTATTGGGTGTGAATTCCATCCTGTTGCTGTTCCTGCCGCTGGGCCTGGGCCCGGTGATGGAATGGATGCGCAATTCTTTTGCACATTTGTAA
- the rimP gene encoding ribosome maturation factor RimP, whose amino-acid sequence MSDKATEIANLLGPTVQALGLELLGAEYLPAPGGATLRLYIDVPLAEQPERMVNVEDCERVSREVSAQLDVEDPISGNYTLEVSSPGVDRPLFSLEQFERAIGESAKVGLKLPQENRRRLQGEIVAVDLQQGTVTFVVDNKPFEASFDNIDKARIIPDWAALGLAPTKPTGPAPKQGKSKNNSNNETAAKKPRAE is encoded by the coding sequence GTGAGCGACAAGGCTACTGAAATCGCGAATCTGCTGGGCCCCACCGTGCAGGCGTTGGGGCTCGAGTTGCTTGGCGCCGAGTATCTGCCGGCCCCGGGCGGCGCAACGTTGCGCCTGTATATCGACGTGCCGCTGGCTGAGCAGCCTGAGCGCATGGTCAATGTTGAAGACTGCGAGCGGGTCAGCCGCGAAGTGTCGGCCCAGCTTGACGTCGAAGACCCCATCAGCGGCAATTACACGCTGGAAGTGTCTTCGCCTGGCGTGGACCGTCCGCTGTTCTCGCTGGAGCAGTTCGAGCGCGCCATTGGTGAATCCGCCAAGGTCGGCCTGAAGCTGCCGCAGGAAAACCGCCGTCGCCTGCAGGGCGAAATCGTTGCGGTCGACCTGCAGCAGGGCACGGTGACGTTTGTCGTCGACAACAAGCCGTTCGAGGCTTCGTTCGACAACATCGACAAGGCACGCATCATTCCGGACTGGGCCGCTTTGGGCCTTGCTCCGACCAAGCCGACGGGTCCTGCTCCCAAGCAGGGCAAGTCCAAGAATAATTCCAATAACGAAACGGCGGCCAAAAAGCCGCGCGCGGAGTGA
- the nusA gene encoding transcription termination factor NusA has product MSKELLLVVDAVANEKGVPREVIFDAIEAALASAAKKRYPDQEVLARVSINHKDGTYETFRRWEVVADDVVMESPDRQIRMMDAVDEADGVEIGDFIEEQIENPDFGRIAAQAAKQVIVQRVREAERQQVVDAWKDRVGELVTGVVKRAERGNIYVDLGGNAEAFIPKDKGIPRDVLRAGDRVRGYLAEVRSEPRGPQLFISRAAPEFMIELFKLEVPEVGQGLVEIKACARDPGDRAKIAVLAHDSRTDPIGACIGMRGSRVQAVSNELNGERVDIVLWNDNPANFVINAMAPAEVQSIIVDEEKHSMDLAVAEDRLAQAIGKGGQNVRLASRLTGWQLNVMTQDQVTAKSEAEQGVARQLFMDKLEVDEEIAGILVSEGFGTVEEIAYVPVGELLAVEGFDEDIVEELRARARDALLNEALAVEEGADGGVPAADLLALKGMDEATAYALAGHGVRTSEDLSDLAADEVLEFGIEGMDLERAAALVLAARAEEIARLERGE; this is encoded by the coding sequence ATGAGCAAGGAACTTTTGCTGGTAGTTGACGCAGTCGCCAACGAGAAGGGCGTGCCGCGCGAAGTTATTTTTGATGCGATCGAGGCTGCATTGGCCTCGGCGGCGAAGAAGCGCTACCCCGACCAGGAAGTCCTGGCGCGCGTTTCGATCAACCACAAGGACGGTACCTACGAGACCTTCCGTCGCTGGGAAGTGGTTGCCGATGATGTCGTGATGGAGTCGCCGGACCGCCAGATCCGCATGATGGACGCGGTGGATGAGGCCGATGGCGTTGAAATCGGCGATTTCATCGAAGAGCAGATCGAGAACCCGGATTTCGGCCGTATCGCGGCGCAGGCTGCCAAGCAGGTGATCGTGCAGCGTGTGCGTGAAGCCGAGCGCCAGCAGGTGGTCGATGCATGGAAAGACCGCGTTGGCGAACTGGTCACCGGTGTGGTCAAGCGCGCCGAGCGCGGCAACATCTATGTTGATCTGGGCGGCAATGCCGAAGCCTTCATCCCGAAGGACAAGGGCATTCCGCGTGACGTGCTGCGTGCCGGCGACCGCGTGCGCGGTTACCTGGCTGAAGTGCGTTCGGAGCCGCGTGGCCCGCAGCTGTTCATCAGCCGCGCTGCCCCGGAATTCATGATCGAGCTGTTCAAGCTGGAAGTGCCGGAAGTCGGCCAGGGCCTGGTCGAGATCAAGGCCTGTGCACGTGACCCGGGCGACCGCGCCAAGATCGCCGTGCTGGCCCATGACAGCCGCACCGATCCAATCGGCGCCTGCATCGGCATGCGCGGTTCGCGCGTGCAGGCGGTGTCCAACGAGCTCAATGGCGAGCGCGTGGATATCGTGTTGTGGAACGACAACCCGGCCAACTTCGTCATCAATGCGATGGCCCCGGCTGAAGTCCAGTCGATCATCGTCGACGAAGAAAAGCACTCGATGGACCTGGCCGTGGCGGAAGACCGCCTGGCCCAGGCAATCGGCAAGGGCGGCCAGAACGTGCGCCTGGCCAGCCGCCTGACCGGTTGGCAGCTGAATGTGATGACCCAGGACCAGGTGACCGCCAAGTCGGAAGCCGAGCAGGGTGTCGCCCGCCAGCTGTTCATGGACAAGCTGGAAGTGGACGAGGAAATCGCAGGTATCCTGGTTTCCGAGGGCTTCGGTACGGTGGAAGAAATTGCCTACGTGCCGGTTGGTGAGTTGCTGGCAGTGGAAGGCTTCGACGAAGATATCGTCGAAGAGCTCCGCGCCCGCGCCCGTGACGCGCTGCTCAATGAGGCGCTGGCGGTGGAAGAGGGTGCTGACGGCGGTGTGCCGGCAGCAGATCTGCTGGCGCTGAAGGGCATGGATGAGGCTACGGCGTACGCGCTGGCTGGCCACGGCGTGCGCACAAGTGAGGATCTGTCGGACCTGGCTGCCGACGAGGTTCTGGAGTTCGGCATCGAGGGCATGGATCTGGAGCGCGCCGCGGCGCTGGTCCTGGCAGCCCGCGCCGAGGAGATCGCCCGCCTGGAGCGCGGCGAATGA
- the infB gene encoding translation initiation factor IF-2, which produces MSQQTTIRKLAELVNTPVEKLLEQLSQAGMKFSGPDQVVTSTEKVKLLGFLRRSHGKEEQPVEDAEAAAKKITLNRRKHQEVTVSAGRSKTTVNVEVRQKRTYVKPEGGKPAMTPDEERADILRKLEESRQRNLEEQRMLAEKDRARDEGIAAKKAAEEAEAARIEAEKAAAEAAAKAAAAKPAPEVEAPAPRAARQAPAAAAPSRAPSRDERGGNAKPGKRNEGGGDGNRFGGQLHLSASDRARRGNSNNSNSRGRPGARAPQGRRGADASRSGTGSHAFERPTAPVVREVAVGDTITVADLAQKLALKGGEVVKALFKMGVMATITQTIDHDTAALVVEELGHNVVRANANDAEDALLAITGADERVAVPRAPVVTIMGHVDHGKTSLLDYMRRTKVANGEAGGITQHIGAYHVTTPKGVISFLDTPGHAAFTSMRARGAQLTDIVVVVVAADDGVMPQTKEAIQHARAANAPIVVAINKIDKSSADPMRVKNELLAEQVVAEDFGGDVQMVEISAKTGQGIDDLLDAISLQAEVLELKAVAEGRASGVVIESSLDKGRGPVATVLVQQGQLKKGDYLVCGIQYGRVRALFDETGSQVGEAGPSIPVQVLGLSGVPEAGDDFVVVEDERLAKDVAQTRETKRRESRLVATAGSRMEDIMSQLGKGDGQQVLNLLIKADVQGSVQALSQALVGLSNDDIRINVIHSGVGGITESDANSAVASKATVIGFNVRADASARRIIESNGVDLRYFSIIYDVIDQVKQVASGLLGVEIREEIIGIAQVRDVFRSSKFGAVAGCMIIEGVVKRNKPIRVLRDSVVVFEGELESLRRFKENVEEVRNGTECGIGVKAYNDVKPGDQIECFERIEVPRTL; this is translated from the coding sequence ATGTCGCAGCAAACCACCATCCGCAAGCTCGCCGAACTGGTCAATACGCCGGTCGAGAAACTGCTTGAACAGCTGTCCCAGGCCGGGATGAAGTTCAGCGGTCCCGACCAGGTCGTCACCAGTACCGAGAAAGTGAAGCTGCTCGGCTTCCTTCGTCGTTCGCACGGCAAGGAAGAGCAGCCGGTCGAAGACGCTGAAGCAGCAGCAAAGAAGATCACCCTGAACCGCCGCAAGCATCAGGAAGTGACCGTCAGTGCTGGCCGTAGCAAGACCACCGTCAATGTCGAGGTGCGCCAGAAGCGTACCTACGTCAAGCCGGAAGGTGGCAAGCCTGCGATGACGCCGGACGAAGAGCGTGCCGATATCCTGCGCAAGCTGGAAGAGTCGCGTCAGCGCAATCTCGAGGAACAGCGCATGCTGGCCGAGAAGGATCGCGCCCGCGACGAAGGCATCGCTGCCAAGAAGGCCGCCGAGGAAGCCGAGGCTGCACGGATCGAAGCCGAGAAGGCCGCTGCCGAAGCGGCTGCCAAGGCCGCTGCCGCAAAGCCGGCACCGGAAGTGGAGGCGCCGGCACCGCGTGCCGCGCGTCAGGCGCCTGCAGCTGCTGCACCGTCCCGCGCACCGTCGCGTGACGAGCGTGGCGGCAATGCCAAGCCGGGCAAGCGCAACGAAGGTGGTGGCGATGGCAACCGGTTTGGTGGCCAGCTGCACCTGTCGGCGTCTGACCGCGCTCGCCGCGGCAACAGCAACAACAGCAATTCCCGTGGCCGTCCGGGTGCTCGTGCGCCGCAGGGGCGTCGCGGTGCCGACGCATCGCGTAGCGGGACCGGCAGCCATGCCTTCGAGCGCCCGACCGCACCGGTGGTGCGCGAAGTCGCCGTTGGCGACACCATCACCGTGGCCGATCTGGCGCAGAAGCTTGCGTTGAAGGGCGGCGAGGTGGTGAAGGCGCTGTTCAAGATGGGTGTGATGGCAACCATCACCCAGACCATCGACCATGACACCGCAGCACTGGTGGTCGAGGAGCTTGGCCATAACGTGGTGCGCGCAAACGCCAATGACGCCGAAGACGCGTTGCTGGCAATCACCGGCGCCGACGAGCGCGTGGCTGTGCCGCGTGCACCGGTGGTGACCATCATGGGCCACGTTGACCACGGCAAGACCTCGCTGCTGGATTACATGCGCCGCACCAAGGTTGCCAACGGCGAGGCCGGTGGCATCACCCAGCACATCGGTGCCTACCATGTGACCACGCCGAAGGGCGTGATCAGCTTCCTCGATACCCCGGGCCACGCCGCGTTCACTTCGATGCGTGCCCGTGGTGCGCAGCTGACCGATATCGTGGTGGTGGTTGTCGCCGCTGACGATGGCGTGATGCCGCAGACCAAGGAAGCCATCCAGCACGCTCGCGCCGCCAACGCGCCGATCGTGGTGGCGATCAACAAGATCGACAAGTCTTCCGCTGACCCGATGCGCGTCAAGAACGAGCTGCTCGCCGAGCAGGTCGTTGCCGAAGACTTCGGTGGTGACGTGCAGATGGTGGAGATCTCGGCCAAGACCGGCCAAGGCATCGACGACCTGCTGGACGCGATTTCGCTGCAGGCCGAGGTGCTGGAACTGAAGGCGGTCGCCGAAGGCCGCGCCAGCGGTGTGGTCATCGAATCCTCGCTGGACAAGGGCCGTGGCCCGGTTGCGACGGTGCTGGTGCAGCAGGGTCAGCTGAAGAAGGGCGACTACCTGGTGTGCGGCATCCAGTACGGCCGCGTGCGTGCGCTGTTCGACGAAACCGGCAGCCAGGTTGGCGAAGCTGGTCCGTCGATCCCGGTGCAGGTGCTGGGTCTGTCGGGCGTGCCGGAAGCCGGTGACGACTTCGTCGTGGTTGAAGACGAACGTCTGGCCAAGGACGTTGCACAGACCCGTGAAACCAAGCGCCGCGAGTCGCGCCTGGTCGCCACTGCCGGCAGCCGCATGGAAGACATCATGTCGCAGCTGGGCAAGGGCGACGGCCAGCAGGTGCTGAACCTGTTGATCAAGGCCGACGTGCAGGGTTCGGTGCAGGCACTGAGCCAGGCCTTGGTTGGCCTGTCCAACGACGACATCCGCATCAACGTGATCCACTCCGGCGTGGGCGGCATCACCGAGTCCGACGCCAATTCGGCCGTGGCTTCCAAGGCCACCGTCATCGGCTTCAACGTTCGTGCGGATGCTTCGGCCCGTCGCATCATTGAATCCAACGGCGTTGACCTGCGTTACTTCTCGATCATCTATGACGTGATCGACCAGGTGAAGCAGGTGGCATCCGGTCTGCTCGGCGTGGAAATCCGCGAAGAGATCATCGGTATCGCGCAGGTCCGCGACGTGTTCCGCAGCTCCAAGTTCGGCGCGGTTGCAGGCTGCATGATCATCGAAGGCGTGGTGAAGCGGAACAAGCCGATCCGCGTGCTGCGCGACAGCGTGGTGGTGTTCGAGGGCGAGCTGGAATCGCTGCGTCGCTTCAAGGAAAACGTCGAGGAAGTTCGCAACGGTACCGAGTGCGGTATTGGCGTGAAGGCTTACAACGACGTCAAGCCGGGTGACCAGATCGAGTGCTTCGAGCGTATCGAAGTGCCGCGCACGCTCTAA
- the rbfA gene encoding 30S ribosome-binding factor RbfA translates to MPKTFHRTDRVSAQIRRDLGTLVHAAVREFGLPSVSVSDVEVTRDMAHAKIFVTALMPERSAEAMKGLRELSVELRMSLAKAMKLRHVPELHFHYDDSVDRGERIDNLLRDLAPPPEPESDADKDPDKA, encoded by the coding sequence ATGCCTAAGACTTTCCATCGTACCGACCGTGTTTCCGCACAGATCCGCCGCGATCTGGGCACCTTGGTGCATGCCGCCGTGCGCGAATTCGGCCTGCCTTCGGTCAGCGTGTCGGACGTGGAAGTTACCCGCGACATGGCCCATGCCAAGATCTTCGTGACCGCGCTGATGCCGGAGCGTTCGGCCGAGGCGATGAAGGGCTTGCGTGAATTGTCGGTCGAGCTGCGCATGTCGCTGGCCAAGGCGATGAAGCTGCGGCACGTGCCGGAACTGCATTTCCACTACGACGACTCAGTCGACCGTGGTGAGCGCATCGACAACCTGCTGCGCGACCTGGCGCCGCCGCCGGAGCCTGAGTCCGACGCCGACAAGGATCCCGATAAAGCGTAA
- the truB gene encoding tRNA pseudouridine(55) synthase TruB: MRPRIQFRRLDGIVLLDKPAGMSSNTALQVARRLFRAEKGGHTGSLDPLATGLLPLCFGEATKIAGLLLGSAKAYDAEIRLGSTTDTDDADGTVLRERPVPEFNDAQLQSALASLTGTILQRAPIYSALKQGGEPLYAKARRGEAIEAPEREVHVQSIEVLAREGERLSLRVTCGSGTYIRSIARDLGELLGCGAHVTALRRLWVEPFMAPKMIGLDALRAVAESGDETALLDWLLPIEQGLSQFPRVELDAGQAARFCLGQRLRNPVWPVGLVVVYGESGQPLGLGQVEEGGRLGPQRRFNL; the protein is encoded by the coding sequence ATGCGTCCCCGAATCCAATTTCGCCGCCTCGATGGCATCGTTCTGCTCGACAAGCCGGCTGGCATGAGCTCCAACACGGCGCTGCAGGTTGCGCGCCGCCTGTTCCGTGCCGAGAAGGGCGGCCATACCGGCAGCCTCGACCCGCTGGCCACCGGCCTGCTGCCGCTGTGCTTCGGTGAGGCGACCAAGATTGCCGGTCTGTTGCTGGGTTCGGCCAAGGCCTATGACGCCGAAATCCGGCTGGGCAGCACTACCGATACCGACGATGCCGACGGCACGGTGCTGCGCGAGCGGCCGGTGCCTGAATTCAACGATGCGCAGTTGCAATCGGCCTTGGCCAGCCTGACTGGCACGATCCTGCAGCGTGCGCCGATCTACTCGGCGCTGAAGCAGGGCGGGGAGCCGCTGTATGCCAAGGCCCGTCGCGGTGAGGCCATCGAGGCACCCGAACGTGAGGTGCATGTCCAGTCCATCGAGGTGCTGGCGCGTGAAGGTGAGCGCCTGTCGCTGCGCGTGACCTGCGGCTCGGGCACCTATATCCGCAGCATCGCCCGCGATCTGGGTGAGCTGCTTGGCTGTGGCGCGCATGTCACCGCGCTGCGCCGGCTGTGGGTGGAGCCGTTCATGGCACCGAAGATGATCGGCCTGGATGCGCTGCGCGCGGTGGCTGAATCCGGTGACGAAACGGCGCTGCTGGACTGGTTGTTGCCGATCGAACAGGGCCTGAGCCAGTTTCCACGGGTCGAGCTGGATGCCGGCCAGGCAGCCCGATTCTGTCTCGGACAGCGTCTGCGCAATCCGGTCTGGCCGGTGGGGCTGGTGGTGGTTTATGGCGAAAGCGGGCAGCCGCTCGGCCTGGGCCAGGTGGAAGAAGGTGGACGACTGGGCCCGCAGCGCCGCTTCAATCTCTGA
- the rpsO gene encoding 30S ribosomal protein S15: MSIDTQKVIEENKRGAADTGSPEVQVALLTARIELLTGHFKEHKKDHHSRRGLLQMVNRRRSLLDYLKNKDVARYKALIEKLGLRR; this comes from the coding sequence ATGTCGATCGACACCCAGAAAGTCATTGAAGAAAACAAGCGCGGCGCTGCTGATACCGGTTCCCCGGAAGTCCAGGTCGCCCTGCTGACCGCTCGCATTGAACTGCTGACCGGCCACTTCAAGGAACACAAGAAGGATCACCACAGCCGCCGTGGCCTGCTGCAGATGGTCAATCGCCGCCGTAGCCTGCTCGACTACCTGAAGAACAAGGATGTCGCACGCTATAAAGCATTGATCGAAAAGCTCGGCCTGCGCCGCTAA